The alpha proteobacterium U9-1i genome includes a region encoding these proteins:
- a CDS encoding NADH-ubiquinone oxidoreductase chain G, translating to MRVPRKRIGFMAKILVDGIEVDVPPEYTLLQACEAAGAEIPRFCYHERLSIAGNCRMCLIEVKVGGRQSPKPVASCAQQVKDLPPPKDNVLNELITQSAGVKKAREGVMEFLLINHPLDCPICDQGGECDLQDQSVAYGRGGTRFDENKRAVEEKFMGPLVKTVMTRCIQCTRCVRFATEVAGVPELGATGRGEDMEITTYLEGALTSELSANIIDLCPVGALTSKPYAFNARPWELSKTESVDVMDALGSNIRVDARGDAVLRVLPRVNEEINEEWISDKTRYAEDGLSRQRLDRPYIRENGKLRAASWDEALAVTASALSQGGDKIGAIAGDLACAESMKATLDLFRALGSANTDCRPDGAALGGPRQSYLFNSTIAGIDEADVILLVGANPRVEAPVLNARIRKAWLRGAQVGVIGPQTDLTYRAEFIGAGAQSLSQLGAFGDALKNAQKPMIIVGQGALTRTDGAAVLRAVGKLAKDAGVVRDGWNGFNVLHSAAARVAGLDLGFLPGQGGKDAKAMLKGGLSALLLLGVDEVELPSAGTVIYIGTHGDKGAHRADVILPGAAYTEKNATWVNTEGRVQYGRRATFPKGDAKEDWTILRALSAVMGKTLPYDSVDALRIKMIADHASFGNVGYAPGATEAGAFDVAAIGADGQIDSAPFASAVSDFYFTNPIARASKTMAECARYKAGAERVAAE from the coding sequence ATGCGCGTCCCGCGAAAGCGGATTGGATTCATGGCGAAGATTCTCGTCGACGGCATCGAGGTCGACGTCCCTCCCGAGTACACGCTGCTGCAGGCTTGTGAGGCTGCCGGCGCCGAGATTCCGCGCTTTTGCTACCATGAGCGCCTCTCGATCGCCGGCAATTGCCGCATGTGCTTGATCGAAGTGAAAGTCGGCGGGCGTCAAAGCCCAAAGCCGGTCGCTTCGTGCGCGCAGCAAGTGAAGGATTTGCCGCCGCCAAAGGACAACGTCCTCAACGAACTCATCACTCAATCCGCGGGCGTCAAGAAGGCGCGCGAAGGGGTGATGGAGTTTCTGCTGATCAATCACCCGCTCGATTGCCCGATCTGCGATCAGGGCGGTGAGTGCGACCTGCAGGACCAATCGGTCGCTTATGGCCGTGGCGGCACGCGCTTCGACGAGAATAAGCGCGCGGTCGAAGAAAAATTCATGGGGCCGCTCGTCAAGACGGTGATGACGCGCTGCATCCAATGCACGCGCTGCGTCCGCTTCGCCACCGAGGTCGCCGGCGTGCCCGAACTCGGCGCCACAGGGCGCGGCGAGGATATGGAGATCACAACCTACCTCGAGGGCGCGCTGACGAGCGAGTTATCGGCGAACATCATCGATCTGTGCCCGGTCGGTGCACTCACCTCAAAGCCGTATGCCTTCAATGCGCGGCCGTGGGAGCTGAGCAAGACCGAAAGCGTCGATGTGATGGACGCGCTTGGCTCCAACATTCGCGTCGATGCGCGGGGCGATGCGGTGCTCCGCGTATTGCCGCGCGTCAACGAAGAGATCAACGAGGAGTGGATTTCCGACAAAACGCGCTACGCCGAGGACGGTTTGAGCCGCCAGCGCCTAGACCGGCCCTACATCCGCGAAAACGGAAAACTTCGCGCTGCGAGTTGGGACGAAGCGCTCGCAGTTACCGCGAGCGCGCTGTCGCAAGGCGGTGACAAGATCGGCGCCATCGCCGGCGATCTCGCTTGCGCGGAGAGCATGAAGGCGACGCTGGACCTGTTCCGCGCGCTTGGATCGGCAAACACCGATTGCCGGCCGGACGGCGCGGCCCTCGGCGGCCCGCGTCAGTCGTATCTCTTCAACTCCACCATCGCCGGTATCGACGAAGCCGATGTCATCCTGCTTGTCGGCGCCAACCCGCGCGTCGAAGCGCCAGTGCTCAACGCGCGCATCCGCAAAGCGTGGCTGCGTGGCGCGCAGGTGGGCGTGATCGGCCCGCAAACCGACTTGACCTACAGGGCCGAGTTCATCGGCGCAGGTGCGCAATCGCTGTCGCAGCTTGGCGCGTTTGGCGATGCGCTGAAGAATGCTCAGAAGCCGATGATCATCGTCGGCCAAGGCGCGCTGACGCGCACTGACGGCGCCGCCGTGCTGCGCGCTGTCGGCAAGCTGGCAAAAGACGCGGGCGTCGTGCGCGATGGCTGGAACGGCTTCAACGTGCTGCACAGCGCGGCTGCGCGCGTGGCCGGCCTCGATCTCGGCTTTCTGCCCGGGCAGGGCGGCAAAGACGCAAAAGCGATGCTGAAGGGCGGGCTCTCAGCGCTGCTGTTGCTTGGCGTCGATGAAGTGGAACTTCCGAGCGCCGGTACGGTGATCTACATAGGCACGCACGGCGACAAGGGCGCACACCGCGCCGATGTCATCCTGCCGGGCGCCGCCTACACCGAGAAGAATGCAACCTGGGTGAACACTGAAGGCCGGGTGCAATATGGCCGCCGCGCGACCTTCCCGAAGGGCGACGCGAAAGAAGATTGGACGATCCTGCGCGCTCTCTCTGCTGTGATGGGCAAAACGCTTCCGTACGATAGCGTTGACGCGCTGCGCATCAAGATGATTGCTGACCATGCGAGCTTCGGCAACGTGGGTTACGCCCCCGGCGCGACGGAGGCCGGCGCATTTGATGTGGCCGCGATCGGCGCCGACGGCCAAATCGATAGCGCCCCGTTCGCGAGCGCGGTGAGCGACTTCTATTTCACCAACCCGATCGCGCGCGCTTCCAAGACCATGGCTGAATGCGCGCGCTACAAGGCTGGCGCTGAACGGGTGGCCGCGGAATGA
- a CDS encoding alpha/beta hydrolase fold precursor, with product MGVWEQTIAGLHSGVATFAYSRPGYGASTPTDDAERTSEEAAALLKATLRAAGVHPPYIMVGHSLGGLYIAKFADIYSSDVLGMVFVDARPPRFRALCEQRGVARCAGGLPQPERPPAAAAEGAGVRASEDSAPFPRRIASIPATIIASTTEWTGEGGATAHALWMEAQIAFYQRFEDARFVRAEGAGHYVQRDRPDLVATEIDRLIARL from the coding sequence ATGGGTGTGTGGGAGCAAACCATCGCCGGTCTGCACTCCGGCGTAGCGACATTTGCTTATAGCCGCCCCGGTTACGGCGCGAGCACGCCAACCGACGATGCGGAGCGAACATCGGAGGAGGCGGCCGCGCTGTTGAAGGCGACGCTGCGCGCCGCCGGCGTGCACCCGCCCTACATTATGGTGGGCCATTCGCTCGGCGGGCTCTACATCGCCAAGTTCGCGGACATCTACAGCAGCGACGTGTTGGGCATGGTGTTCGTGGATGCGCGGCCGCCACGATTCCGTGCCTTGTGTGAGCAACGTGGCGTAGCTCGCTGCGCCGGTGGTTTGCCACAGCCAGAACGCCCGCCCGCCGCGGCCGCAGAGGGCGCTGGCGTGCGTGCAAGCGAAGACAGCGCGCCGTTTCCGCGTCGGATTGCCAGCATCCCGGCGACGATCATCGCGTCAACCACGGAATGGACGGGCGAGGGCGGCGCGACGGCTCACGCCTTGTGGATGGAAGCGCAGATCGCGTTCTACCAGCGGTTCGAGGACGCGCGTTTCGTGCGCGCCGAGGGCGCCGGCCATTACGTGCAGCGTGACCGGCCGGACCTTGTCGCAACCGAAATAGATCGCCTCATCGCGCGCCTCTAA
- a CDS encoding NADH-ubiquinone oxidoreductase chain F codes for MLADKDRIFLNLYGTHGADLESAKKRGAWNGTADMIAQGQDWIIQQVKDSGLRGRGGAGFPTGLKWSFMPKEVKDRPHYLVVNADESEPGTCKDRDMMRHDPHLLIEGCLIASFAMRAHAAYVYLRGEYVYEREALERAVKEAYEAKLIGKNNIHGWDFDLYVHHGAGAYICGEETALLESLEGKKGQPRLKPPFPANVGLYGCPTTVNNVESIAVVPTILRRGSKWFSGFGRANNTGTKVFCVSGHVNRPCNIEEAMSIPLKELIETYCGGVRGGWGNLKAVIPGGSSVRMIPAHEAETALMDFDSLSALKSGLGTAAVIVMDQSTDLIRAIARIAYFYKHESCGQCTPCREGTGWMWRTLERMAKGEAEHADIDRLLDVASQVEGHTICALGDAAAWPIQGLIKHFRPEIEQRIDRYRSAKGVHPVLTPVAAE; via the coding sequence ATGCTCGCTGACAAAGACCGGATTTTCCTCAACCTCTACGGCACGCACGGGGCCGATCTGGAGAGCGCGAAGAAGCGTGGCGCCTGGAACGGCACCGCGGATATGATCGCGCAGGGCCAGGATTGGATCATCCAGCAGGTGAAGGACTCAGGCCTGCGCGGGCGCGGCGGCGCGGGCTTCCCGACGGGGCTGAAGTGGAGCTTCATGCCGAAAGAGGTGAAGGATCGCCCGCACTATCTCGTCGTCAACGCCGACGAATCCGAGCCGGGCACTTGCAAGGATCGCGACATGATGCGCCACGATCCGCATCTGCTGATCGAAGGCTGCCTCATCGCCAGCTTCGCCATGCGCGCGCACGCGGCCTACGTCTATTTGCGCGGCGAGTACGTCTATGAGCGCGAGGCGCTAGAACGCGCGGTGAAGGAGGCCTACGAGGCCAAGCTCATCGGCAAGAACAACATCCACGGCTGGGATTTCGATCTCTACGTCCACCATGGCGCTGGTGCGTACATTTGTGGAGAAGAAACGGCGCTTCTAGAAAGCCTTGAAGGCAAGAAGGGCCAGCCGCGCTTGAAGCCGCCGTTCCCGGCGAATGTGGGTCTCTATGGTTGCCCGACGACCGTGAACAACGTCGAGTCGATCGCCGTGGTGCCGACGATCCTGCGGCGCGGGTCGAAATGGTTTTCCGGCTTCGGCCGCGCCAACAACACCGGCACGAAAGTGTTCTGTGTGTCGGGCCACGTGAACCGGCCGTGCAACATCGAAGAGGCGATGAGCATTCCGCTGAAGGAGCTGATCGAAACTTATTGCGGCGGCGTGCGTGGCGGCTGGGGCAATCTGAAAGCCGTGATCCCGGGCGGCTCGTCGGTGCGGATGATCCCGGCGCATGAAGCCGAGACGGCATTGATGGATTTCGACTCGCTCTCGGCGCTCAAGAGCGGCTTGGGTACGGCGGCGGTGATCGTGATGGACCAATCCACCGATCTTATCCGCGCCATCGCCCGCATCGCCTATTTCTACAAGCACGAAAGCTGCGGCCAGTGCACGCCGTGCCGCGAAGGCACCGGCTGGATGTGGCGCACGCTTGAGCGCATGGCGAAGGGCGAGGCCGAGCATGCCGATATCGACCGCTTGCTCGATGTCGCCAGCCAAGTCGAGGGTCACACCATCTGCGCGCTCGGCGATGCCGCCGCGTGGCCGATCCAGGGCCTGATCAAGCACTTCCGCCCGGAGATCGAACAGCGCATCGACCGCTATCGCAGCGCCAAAGGCGTACACCCGGTGCTGACGCCGGTGGCGGCGGAATAG
- a CDS encoding NADH-ubiquinone oxidoreductase chain E, translating to MSVRRLAAEQPASFAFSSATMETARWWMAKYPPERKASAVIPILWLVQKQEGWISEPAIRAIAELLDMPKIRVLEVATFYTMFHLGPVGKHHFQLCGTTPCMLRGAEDLKEVCKSRIGAKHAVSADGMFSWEEVECVGACVNAPVIAIDDYYHEDLTPAALEALIDQLARGEKIKPGSAINRQTSAPEGGPDVLKDASLYDGTLAKPLTLPNLPEKV from the coding sequence ATGAGCGTCCGTCGTCTCGCCGCCGAACAGCCCGCCAGCTTCGCGTTCTCCTCCGCGACGATGGAAACTGCGCGCTGGTGGATGGCCAAGTATCCGCCGGAGCGGAAGGCCTCCGCGGTTATCCCGATCCTGTGGCTGGTGCAGAAGCAGGAGGGCTGGATCTCGGAACCCGCGATCCGCGCGATCGCTGAGCTGCTGGACATGCCTAAGATACGCGTGCTCGAAGTCGCGACCTTCTACACGATGTTCCACCTCGGCCCGGTCGGCAAACATCACTTCCAGCTCTGCGGCACGACGCCGTGCATGCTGCGGGGCGCCGAGGATTTGAAAGAGGTGTGCAAGAGCCGCATCGGCGCCAAGCACGCTGTTTCGGCCGATGGCATGTTTTCGTGGGAAGAGGTTGAGTGCGTCGGCGCCTGCGTGAACGCGCCGGTGATCGCCATTGACGATTATTACCACGAAGACCTGACGCCCGCCGCGCTCGAAGCTCTGATCGATCAATTGGCGCGCGGTGAGAAGATCAAGCCGGGCTCGGCGATCAATCGCCAAACCTCCGCGCCCGAGGGCGGACCGGACGTGCTCAAGGATGCCAGCCTCTATGACGGCACGCTCGCCAAGCCGCTCACGTTGCCGAACCTGCCGGAGAAGGTGTGA
- a CDS encoding steroid delta-isomerase domain protein, which translates to MSPADLVQTQLDAYNAQDVERFCAVYADNCVLASYNGDVLAEGIGAIRTRHVNLFKTHPQNRARLVNRIAFANTVIDHEDVERAPGGERFEVAAIYTIKDGRIARVEFAR; encoded by the coding sequence ATGAGCCCCGCCGATCTCGTCCAGACCCAGCTCGACGCGTACAACGCGCAAGATGTGGAGCGCTTTTGCGCGGTGTACGCCGACAATTGCGTGCTGGCGTCTTACAATGGCGATGTGCTGGCCGAGGGCATCGGAGCGATCCGCACCCGCCACGTGAACCTGTTCAAGACCCATCCCCAGAACCGTGCGCGGCTCGTGAACCGGATCGCCTTCGCCAACACCGTGATCGACCATGAAGACGTCGAGCGCGCTCCGGGCGGCGAGCGCTTCGAGGTCGCCGCCATCTATACGATCAAAGACGGGCGCATCGCCCGCGTCGAATTCGCAAGGTAA
- a CDS encoding NADH-ubiquinone oxidoreductase chain D, whose product MADDLAGAPQEKRTFTINFGPQHPAAHGVLRLVLELDGEVVERVDPHIGLLHRGTEKLIEYKTYLQALPYFDRLDYVAPMNQEHAYCLAIEKLAGIEVPRRASIIRVLYSEIGRILNHLLNVTTQAMDVGALTPPLWGFEEREKLMVFYERASGSRMHAAYVRPGGVHQDLTPKLIDDIEEWCHQFPRTIDDIEGLLTNNRIFKQRNVDIGVVTQQDALEWGFSGVMVRGSGMAWDLRRSQPYEIYSELEFKIPLGKNGDCYDRYLCRVEEMRESTKIMLQCVDLLRKSPGPVMPAHSKFAPPKRGEMKQSMEALIHHFKLYTEGFHVPAGEAYACVEAPKGEFGVYLVSDGTNRPYRLKIRAPGFPHLAAMDYLCRGHMIADVSAVLGSLDIVFGEIDR is encoded by the coding sequence ATGGCTGACGATCTCGCTGGCGCGCCGCAAGAGAAGCGCACATTCACGATCAATTTCGGACCGCAACACCCCGCCGCGCACGGCGTGTTGCGCCTGGTGCTGGAGCTCGACGGCGAAGTCGTCGAGCGCGTCGATCCGCATATCGGTCTGCTGCACCGGGGCACCGAGAAGCTGATCGAGTACAAGACCTATCTGCAGGCGCTGCCGTACTTTGATCGGCTCGATTACGTGGCGCCGATGAACCAGGAGCACGCGTATTGCCTGGCGATCGAGAAGCTTGCGGGCATCGAAGTGCCGCGCCGCGCGTCGATCATTCGGGTGCTGTACTCGGAGATCGGCCGCATTCTGAACCATCTCCTTAACGTCACCACTCAAGCGATGGACGTCGGCGCGCTCACGCCGCCACTCTGGGGCTTCGAGGAACGCGAAAAGCTGATGGTGTTCTATGAGCGCGCTTCGGGTTCGCGCATGCATGCCGCGTATGTACGTCCAGGCGGCGTCCACCAAGATCTCACTCCCAAGCTGATCGACGACATCGAGGAATGGTGCCATCAATTCCCGCGTACTATCGACGACATCGAAGGCCTCCTCACCAACAATCGCATCTTCAAGCAGCGCAACGTCGATATTGGCGTGGTGACGCAGCAGGACGCGTTGGAGTGGGGCTTCTCTGGGGTGATGGTGCGCGGCTCTGGCATGGCGTGGGATTTGCGCCGCTCGCAGCCCTACGAAATCTACAGCGAACTCGAGTTCAAAATTCCGCTCGGCAAGAACGGCGATTGCTATGATCGTTATCTCTGCCGCGTCGAGGAGATGCGCGAGTCCACCAAAATTATGCTGCAATGCGTGGATCTGTTGCGGAAGAGCCCGGGTCCGGTGATGCCCGCGCATTCCAAGTTCGCGCCGCCAAAGCGGGGCGAAATGAAGCAATCGATGGAAGCGCTCATCCATCACTTCAAGCTTTACACCGAAGGGTTCCACGTGCCGGCCGGCGAAGCGTACGCGTGTGTCGAAGCGCCGAAAGGCGAGTTTGGCGTGTATCTCGTTTCGGACGGAACCAACCGGCCGTATCGTTTGAAAATCCGCGCGCCAGGTTTCCCGCACCTTGCGGCGATGGATTATCTCTGCCGCGGCCACATGATCGCCGACGTTTCCGCCGTGTTGGGCTCGCTCGACATCGTGTTCGGAGAAATCGATCGGTGA
- a CDS encoding NADH-ubiquinone oxidoreductase chain C, whose product MIALEDLGAHIASTMTSAVEGHAVRVGELTINARAEQIVAVLTFLRDDPRCRFTSLIDICGVDYPERPKRFDVVYHLLSMQLNHRIRIKIETDEVAPVPSVASLFPCADWFEREAFDMYGILFSNHPDLRRILTDYGFQGYPLRKEFPLSGEVQVRYDPEQERVVYEPVKLTQAYRNFDFVSPWEGITRDLPGDEKAKS is encoded by the coding sequence ATGATCGCGCTCGAAGACCTTGGCGCTCACATCGCGTCGACCATGACCTCCGCCGTCGAAGGCCATGCGGTGCGTGTGGGCGAACTCACGATCAATGCGCGGGCCGAACAGATCGTCGCCGTACTCACGTTTCTGCGCGACGATCCACGCTGCCGGTTCACGTCGCTGATCGACATTTGCGGCGTCGACTATCCTGAGCGACCGAAGCGTTTCGACGTCGTCTATCATTTGCTCTCGATGCAGCTGAACCATCGCATCCGCATCAAGATCGAGACAGACGAGGTTGCGCCCGTACCAAGTGTCGCGAGCCTCTTCCCGTGCGCGGATTGGTTCGAGCGCGAGGCATTCGATATGTACGGCATCTTGTTCTCAAACCACCCGGACCTACGCCGCATACTCACCGATTACGGGTTCCAGGGGTATCCGCTCCGCAAAGAGTTTCCGCTCTCGGGCGAAGTGCAAGTTCGTTACGATCCCGAGCAAGAGCGAGTAGTGTATGAGCCGGTGAAGCTCACGCAGGCCTATCGCAATTTCGATTTCGTCTCGCCGTGGGAGGGCATTACGCGAGACCTGCCCGGTGACGAGAAGGCTAAGAGCTGA
- a CDS encoding NADH-ubiquinone oxidoreductase chain B: MLYGDAGRATVEGGYPAKENDPFYTGLSNQLADKGFLVAAADDLITWARTGSLMWMTFGLACCAVEMMQASMPRYDVERFGFAPRASPRQSDVMIVAGTLTNKMAPALRKVYDQMPNPRYVISMGSCANGGGYYHYSYAVVRGCDRIVPVDIYVPGCPPTAEALVYGILQLQRKIRREGTIER; the protein is encoded by the coding sequence GTGCTCTACGGCGATGCGGGACGTGCGACCGTGGAAGGCGGCTACCCGGCCAAGGAGAACGATCCGTTTTACACCGGATTGTCGAACCAACTCGCCGACAAGGGTTTCCTGGTCGCCGCCGCGGACGATCTGATCACCTGGGCGCGCACTGGGTCGTTGATGTGGATGACATTCGGGCTCGCATGTTGTGCGGTCGAGATGATGCAAGCCTCGATGCCGCGTTATGACGTTGAGCGGTTTGGGTTTGCTCCGCGCGCCAGCCCGCGCCAGTCCGACGTGATGATCGTCGCCGGCACGTTGACCAACAAAATGGCGCCGGCGTTGCGCAAAGTTTATGACCAGATGCCGAACCCCCGCTACGTGATCTCGATGGGATCATGCGCGAACGGCGGCGGCTATTATCATTATAGCTATGCCGTCGTGCGTGGTTGCGACCGCATCGTGCCGGTCGATATTTACGTACCAGGCTGCCCGCCGACCGCCGAGGCGTTGGTGTACGGCATCTTGCAATTGCAGCGCAAAATTCGCCGCGAAGGGACAATCGAACGATGA
- a CDS encoding NADH ubiquinone oxidoreductase chain A, which yields MGLDLTDYLPILIFFAVATALGIGFIVAAFVIAPKSPDKEKVSAYECGFNAFDDARMKFDVRFYLVSILFIIFDLEVAFLFPWAITLPHLPPELAQFTFWSMMVFLGVLTVGFIYEWKKGALEWE from the coding sequence ATGGGTCTCGACCTCACCGACTATCTGCCGATTTTGATTTTCTTCGCCGTCGCGACGGCGCTGGGGATCGGCTTCATCGTCGCCGCGTTCGTCATCGCGCCGAAGAGCCCCGACAAGGAAAAAGTCTCAGCGTACGAGTGTGGTTTCAACGCCTTCGACGATGCGCGCATGAAGTTCGACGTGCGCTTCTACCTGGTGTCGATCCTCTTCATCATTTTCGATCTCGAAGTGGCGTTCCTTTTCCCTTGGGCGATCACCTTGCCGCATCTGCCGCCGGAACTCGCGCAGTTCACCTTCTGGTCGATGATGGTGTTCCTGGGCGTGTTGACCGTGGGCTTCATCTACGAATGGAAGAAGGGCGCGCTCGAATGGGAGTGA
- a CDS encoding potassium voltage-gated channel subfamily KQT produces the protein MSEAHPLRSRLRELYYGHTEDAVRFQGVLFVLDLAVIVFFLISQFITEQRWFWLADGAIAAFVALDLGARLFALGTFKRWLKFPTTWIDLVVLATLLAPAVLHNWGFLRVLRLWTLVHTERFWNVLARGKWDDTYVEDLTKAITTLFVFIFLSAGAAQALFLGDHPKLNNFIDALYFVVTSLTTTGYGDITIDSAGGRLFSMALMLIGISLFFSIAQKAFAPQRRFERCSCGQDRHELDARHCKSCGARLREPVQAGG, from the coding sequence GTGAGCGAAGCGCATCCACTGCGATCGCGACTGCGCGAGCTCTATTACGGTCACACTGAAGACGCGGTGCGCTTTCAGGGCGTGCTGTTTGTGTTGGACTTGGCCGTCATCGTTTTTTTCCTCATCAGCCAATTCATCACCGAACAACGTTGGTTTTGGCTGGCGGATGGTGCAATCGCGGCGTTCGTCGCGCTTGATCTCGGCGCGAGGTTGTTCGCGCTTGGCACGTTCAAACGTTGGCTCAAGTTCCCGACGACCTGGATCGACCTCGTCGTGCTGGCGACCCTGCTCGCGCCCGCCGTGCTGCACAATTGGGGCTTCCTGCGCGTGCTGCGTTTGTGGACGCTGGTGCATACCGAACGGTTCTGGAATGTACTCGCGCGCGGCAAGTGGGACGACACTTACGTTGAGGATCTCACCAAGGCGATCACGACACTGTTCGTGTTCATCTTCCTCTCGGCTGGCGCGGCGCAGGCACTCTTCCTTGGCGACCACCCCAAGCTGAACAATTTCATCGATGCGCTCTATTTCGTCGTCACCTCGCTCACGACGACAGGCTATGGCGACATCACAATCGATTCCGCCGGCGGGCGGCTGTTCTCGATGGCGCTGATGCTGATCGGGATCAGCCTTTTTTTCTCGATCGCCCAAAAGGCATTCGCGCCGCAGCGGCGTTTTGAACGCTGCAGCTGCGGCCAGGATCGACACGAATTGGACGCCCGCCATTGCAAGTCGTGCGGCGCACGGCTTAGAGAGCCGGTTCAGGCGGGCGGTTAG
- a CDS encoding gfa-like protein, with protein sequence MRYALYVAPQNAHVCHCRMCQKATGGLFAALAGAPKAEFAWTQGEPAVFASSNLATRTYCPDCGTPLSFAYNLPEARFYVTMGSLDAPEDYPIVMQYGVESRLPWVRFCEDVKSETTGEDPKAAEFFKKLESNQK encoded by the coding sequence GTGCGCTATGCGCTCTACGTCGCGCCCCAGAACGCTCACGTCTGTCATTGCCGCATGTGCCAAAAAGCCACCGGCGGTCTTTTCGCCGCGCTGGCCGGCGCGCCGAAAGCGGAATTTGCCTGGACCCAAGGCGAGCCCGCGGTGTTTGCATCGTCCAATCTCGCGACGCGCACCTATTGCCCAGATTGCGGCACGCCCTTGAGCTTTGCGTACAATCTGCCCGAGGCGCGGTTCTACGTGACGATGGGTTCACTCGACGCGCCAGAAGACTATCCGATCGTGATGCAATACGGCGTCGAGAGCCGCTTGCCGTGGGTGAGATTCTGCGAGGATGTGAAATCCGAAACGACGGGCGAAGACCCGAAGGCGGCGGAGTTCTTCAAAAAGCTTGAGTCGAACCAGAAGTGA
- a CDS encoding gluconolactonase, with protein sequence MRAAFAALALLAACAGASPSAADGEAIEASYPEGPLYQGETLYYAEMGADRISVIAPGQGRRTFFEQRACGPTALAPFGEGFLVLCHIGARVVAVDVNGRALRSWNADVSGEALMDPNDASADGRGGVYFSDPGLFSRRTEPHGKVMHLTAEGRLSVVARTLWYPNGVFVDQRRGQLYVSEHMMGRVLRYPIAADGALGEQTTFVTLSDLQRSNKYPRDPYLETGPDGLEIGPDGDVWVAVYGEGRILRLTPEGALRGILELPARYSTNISFASNGSAATTSIFNNTEPPFRGEVRFHQPEALTPARQ encoded by the coding sequence ATGCGCGCTGCGTTCGCCGCCCTTGCGCTACTCGCGGCCTGCGCCGGTGCGAGCCCCAGCGCAGCGGACGGCGAGGCGATCGAAGCGTCTTACCCGGAGGGTCCGCTCTACCAGGGCGAGACGCTCTATTACGCGGAAATGGGCGCGGACCGTATCAGCGTAATTGCGCCCGGCCAGGGGCGGCGCACTTTCTTCGAGCAACGCGCGTGCGGGCCAACGGCGCTTGCGCCCTTTGGCGAAGGCTTTCTTGTGCTCTGCCACATCGGCGCACGCGTGGTGGCCGTCGACGTCAACGGACGCGCACTGCGTTCCTGGAACGCGGACGTGTCGGGCGAGGCTTTGATGGACCCGAATGACGCCTCTGCAGACGGGCGGGGCGGCGTGTACTTTTCCGATCCGGGATTGTTCAGTCGCCGCACCGAGCCGCACGGCAAGGTGATGCACCTCACGGCGGAGGGCCGCTTGAGCGTGGTCGCCCGAACTCTCTGGTACCCAAACGGTGTGTTCGTTGATCAAAGGCGCGGCCAGCTTTACGTGAGTGAGCACATGATGGGGCGGGTTTTGCGCTATCCCATCGCCGCCGACGGCGCGCTCGGCGAACAAACGACCTTCGTCACGCTGAGCGATCTCCAGCGGTCCAATAAATACCCGCGCGATCCCTATCTCGAGACTGGTCCTGATGGGTTGGAGATCGGCCCTGACGGCGATGTGTGGGTGGCGGTTTACGGCGAGGGCCGCATCCTCCGGCTGACGCCCGAGGGCGCCCTGCGCGGCATTCTGGAGCTGCCAGCGCGCTACTCCACCAACATCTCCTTCGCTTCCAATGGAAGTGCAGCGACCACTTCGATTTTCAACAATACCGAGCCGCCGTTTCGAGGCGAAGTGCGCTTCCATCAACCAGAAGCCTTGACGCCGGCGCGCCAGTAA
- a CDS encoding conserved domain protein produces the protein MKLGTQIALLAIGFLLGVCLMGAEMAAIRMMTPYFGSGIEIWASMIATVMLAMMAGYYIGGMLADRMPRTSILGMAMLAAGVYVLCVPSLGVPMLDWTLQNVGYDVGASLLAAVMLLFVPMTLLSFFSPFAVRLLLSDAQHGGRVAGSVYSITTVGNIVGTLGTALFMMRYFGNQHIMYIFGAGIILCGVALIALRIRATA, from the coding sequence GTGAAACTCGGAACACAAATCGCGCTGCTGGCCATCGGCTTTCTGTTGGGCGTGTGCCTGATGGGCGCGGAGATGGCCGCGATCCGCATGATGACGCCGTACTTTGGCTCAGGCATCGAGATATGGGCGTCGATGATCGCCACCGTGATGCTCGCGATGATGGCGGGCTATTACATCGGTGGAATGCTTGCCGATCGCATGCCTCGCACGAGTATTCTCGGTATGGCGATGCTGGCCGCTGGCGTTTACGTGCTTTGCGTGCCGAGCCTCGGCGTGCCAATGCTTGATTGGACGCTTCAGAATGTCGGCTACGATGTTGGCGCAAGCTTGCTTGCCGCTGTGATGCTGCTGTTCGTGCCGATGACCTTGCTCAGCTTCTTTTCGCCGTTTGCCGTGCGGTTGCTGCTTTCCGACGCCCAGCATGGCGGACGCGTCGCCGGCTCGGTTTACTCTATCACCACGGTTGGAAATATCGTCGGCACCTTAGGTACGGCGCTCTTCATGATGCGCTACTTCGGCAATCAGCACATCATGTACATCTTCGGCGCTGGCATCATTTTGTGCGGCGTGGCGCTGATCGCGCTGCGCATCCGCGCGACCGCGTGA